The sequence CGGTGAATGGACACCTAACATTTACGGTGGAAGAGAGAATCTTGAAGCCATAGAATTCATCAAAAAGCTCAACGAATGCCTCTACAGGGACTTTCCAGATACACAGACCATTGCAGAAGAATCCACCGCCTGGCCTATGGTCACAAGACCTACATATGTAGGAGGCCTTGGTTTTGGTATGAAGTGGAATATGGGTTGGATGCACGACACGCTCTTTTACTTCTCAAAGGACCCCATTTACAGGAAGTACCACCATGATAAGATCACCTTTAGCATCTGGTATGCCTTCTCAGAGAACTTTGTGCTACCCCTTTCTCATGATGAGGTGGTGCATGGCAAGGGCTCACTCATTAACAAAATGCCCGGTGATTGGTGGCAGAAGTTTGCTAATTTAAGACTTTTGCTCACTTACATGTATGCACATCCCGGTAAAAAACTCCTCTTTATGGGTGGAGAGTTTGGTCAGTGGGATGAGTGGAATCACGACAGAGGACTTGATTGGTTCCTTCTGGAATATCCTACACACAGAGGTGTTCAGATGCTTGTAAGAGACCTAAACCGTGTAGTAAAAGAAAACCCAGCTCTTTATGAGCTTGACTTTAGTCCTGAAGGTTTTGAGTGGGTAGATTTTTCTGACAGCGATCAGAGCGTGATAAGTTTTCTCAGAAAAGACCGTCAGGGAAATAACATGATACTTGCGGTGTTTAACTTTACACCTGTCCCCAGACACAACTACCGCATAGGAGTGCCTGAGAAAGGCTACTGGAAGGTGATAATAAACAGCGACTCTACTAAGTATGGAGGCTCAGGATACCAAGATTCAGAAGGTTTTCACACAGAACCCATAGCCTTTCACTCAAGACCCTATTCGGTATCCTTAGTCCTTCCACCCCTTGCTGGACTTTATCTCAGAAGAGATCCTTCATGATGTCTTCGGGCACACCCACATTGTCTCTTAGTTGTCCGTTCCCAAGTATAACAAACTTTTGGATGGTGAGCTCTTCAAGAGCCATAGGTCCCCTTGCGTGTATTTTATCTGTAGAAATACCCATCTCCGCACCTAAACCAAACTCGTTGCCGTCGGTAAAGCGTGTTGATGCATTCACATAGACCGCCGCTGAATCCACTTGGTTTAAGAACTTCATTGCTTTGGTGTAGTTTTCCGTTATTATGGCATCTGAGTGCTTAGATCCGTACTTTTCTATAAAGTCTATAGCTTCCTCTAAGCTTCCCACCACCTTTACCGCAAGGATAAGGTCAAGAAACTCCTCGTAGTAGTCCTCTTCCTTTGCAGGGATAGCCTTAACAAAAGAGAGCCTTGGGTCAGATTTTATAACTTTCAGGCTCTCTTCATCACACCTGAGTTCCACACCAGCCTTACCCAGTATGTAAGCCATGCGAGGGAAAAATTCCTCAAGAATGTCTCTATGGATAATGAGGTTCTCCACTGCGTTGCACACAGATGGCCTTTGCACTTTGGCATTGTAAACTATGTGATAGGCTTTATTTAGGTCCGCTTCGTCATCCACATATATGTTGCAAACACCTTTGTAGTGTTTTATGACGGGTACACGAGCGTTTTCCGCAACCGCTCTTATGAGGCTCTCACCACCTCTGGGAATGGCTACATCTATTTTGCCTTCCATCTTCAAAAGTTCCCAAACGATTTCTCTTTCTGGTCTGTCTATGAATTGAATGGCATCTTCTGGAAAGCCTGCCTGTTTGCAAGCTTCTCTTAGTATTTCAACCAGCGCTCTGTTGGAGTTTATGGCTTCCTTTCCACCACGAAGGATCACAGCGTTGGAAGACTTCATGCACAAAGATGCCGCTTCTACAGTCACATTAGGCCTTGCCTCGTATATGATAAATATTACTCCCAAGGGTACTCTCATCCTACCTACTCTAAGGCCGTTGGGAAGGGTCCACATTTTGGTTATCTCTCCTACAGGGTCGGGCAATTTAGCCACATCCTTGAGAACTTTTATCATGCCATCTATCCTTTTGTCATTCAGAACAAGCCTGTCTATAAGAGCGGAAGATAACCCAAGACTCTTTGCATACTCCACATCTTTTGCGTTTTCTTCCTTTATAAAATCCCTTTTATCATGCATAAGTTCTGCACAGTAAAGTAGAGCTTTGTTCTTTACCTCCGTGTTTAGAGAGACAAGCTCACGCAAAACCGCTCTTGCCTTTTCTACCTTTTCTTCCGCATAGCTAAGAACTTCTCTGCTCATGATGTAGAATATTATAAATGAACCTTGTAGTTAAGTTTGGCGGTACATCGGTGGGAAGCCTAGAAAGGATAGAAAGTGCAGCAGAAAAAGTAATACAAAAAGTAAAGCAAGGATACAAGGTTGTGGTCGTTTCCTCCGCTATGGCAGGCGAAACAGACAGACTTATAAACTTAGCCAAACAAATTGACCCATTTCCACCAGAAAGAGAGTTAGACATGCTCATATCTACCGGCGAACAGCAAGCTATAGCTCTGTTTGCCATAACTCTAAACAAAATGGGGTATCCTGCTAAGAGTCTGTGCGGGTGGCAGGTACCCATTATCACAGATGGAGTGCATACAAAAGCCAGGGTTGTAAAAGTAGGTGTGCAAAGAATAAAAAATTTACTCAATGAAGGCTATATACCTGTTGTTGCAGGTTTTCAGGGAGTTACAGAAGACTGGGAGATAACCACTCTTGGCAGAGGAGGTTCAGACCTCTCTGCGGTGGTTCTCGCTCATGCCCTTGGTGCGGATTGTGAGATATACACGGATGTGGAAGGGGTATTCACCGCAGACCCAAGGATAGTACCAAACGCTAAAAAGATATCTCGCATATCCTACGAAGAGATGCTTGAGATGGCATCTTTGGGTGCTAAGGTAATGCAGGCAAGAAGTATAGAGTTTGCTATGAAGTACAATGTAAGAATACATGTTAGGAGTTCCTTTTCGGATAATGATGGAACATGGATACTACCAGAGGAGGAAGTTATGGAGAAGGTAGCGGTAAGAGCCATAACCTTAGACACAAAAGAGTCGCGCATCACGGTGGTGAGAGTACCAGACAAGCCGGGCATAGCCTACAGTATATTTAAAGCTTTGGGTGATGCTCACATAGTGGTGGATATGATAGTGCAGAATGTATCCCACCAAGGCTATACAGATATGTCCTTTACGGTAAACAAAACTGATGCAAAAATAGCTGAAGACATCGTCAGAAAAGTGGCTTCCGAGATAGGTGCTCAGGAAGTGGTAAGAGATGACAATGTGGCAAAAATATCCGTGGTAGGGATAGGTATGAAAAGTTCTTACGGTACAGCGGCAAAGATGTTTGAAGTGCTTTACAGAAATAATATAAACATAATGGCCATATCCACATCCGAGATAAAAATATCCTGCCTAATTGACAGCAAGTATGGTGAGCTTGCCCTCAGAGAGCTACATTCTGCCTTCATAGAAGAAGATCAAGATGTGGTAAAATACTAAGCTATGAGAGAGTTTAATCATCCACACCAAGATGAGGCTTTTAAGGTATTGTCTTCCTCAAAAGTTGTTGC comes from Hydrogenobacter hydrogenophilus and encodes:
- a CDS encoding aspartate kinase encodes the protein MNLVVKFGGTSVGSLERIESAAEKVIQKVKQGYKVVVVSSAMAGETDRLINLAKQIDPFPPERELDMLISTGEQQAIALFAITLNKMGYPAKSLCGWQVPIITDGVHTKARVVKVGVQRIKNLLNEGYIPVVAGFQGVTEDWEITTLGRGGSDLSAVVLAHALGADCEIYTDVEGVFTADPRIVPNAKKISRISYEEMLEMASLGAKVMQARSIEFAMKYNVRIHVRSSFSDNDGTWILPEEEVMEKVAVRAITLDTKESRITVVRVPDKPGIAYSIFKALGDAHIVVDMIVQNVSHQGYTDMSFTVNKTDAKIAEDIVRKVASEIGAQEVVRDDNVAKISVVGIGMKSSYGTAAKMFEVLYRNNINIMAISTSEIKISCLIDSKYGELALRELHSAFIEEDQDVVKY
- a CDS encoding glutamate-5-semialdehyde dehydrogenase; this translates as MSREVLSYAEEKVEKARAVLRELVSLNTEVKNKALLYCAELMHDKRDFIKEENAKDVEYAKSLGLSSALIDRLVLNDKRIDGMIKVLKDVAKLPDPVGEITKMWTLPNGLRVGRMRVPLGVIFIIYEARPNVTVEAASLCMKSSNAVILRGGKEAINSNRALVEILREACKQAGFPEDAIQFIDRPEREIVWELLKMEGKIDVAIPRGGESLIRAVAENARVPVIKHYKGVCNIYVDDEADLNKAYHIVYNAKVQRPSVCNAVENLIIHRDILEEFFPRMAYILGKAGVELRCDEESLKVIKSDPRLSFVKAIPAKEEDYYEEFLDLILAVKVVGSLEEAIDFIEKYGSKHSDAIITENYTKAMKFLNQVDSAAVYVNASTRFTDGNEFGLGAEMGISTDKIHARGPMALEELTIQKFVILGNGQLRDNVGVPEDIMKDLF